The window CAGATGGGGGTGGTGAACAGCCCGATCAACTTCTTCGGCGAGCGGCCGCTGGCACTGATCATGGTGACGGTGTTCGAGATCTGGCGGTATTTTCCGCTGTCGTTCCTGTTCATCCTGGCGCGGATGCAGAGCATCGACACGGATATGTACGAGGCCGCCGATATGGACGGGGCATCACCGTTTCAGCAGTTCTGGTATCTGAGCATGCCGCAGTTGCTGGGTATCCTGAGCGTGCTGTTCCTGCTGCGCTTCATCTGGACGTTCAACAAGTTTGACGACATCTTCCTGCTGACGGGCGGCAATGCGGGCACGCGGACGCTGACGGTGAATGTCTACGAACAGGCGTTCGCGGTTTCCAACATCGGTGCGGGGGCCGCGGTGGCGGTGGTGATCTTCGGCTGCCTGATCCTGTTCGCGCTGTTCTTCTTCCGCTTCGTCAGTCGGGAGGAGGGGCTATGAGAAGAGTGCCTCCGGCGGGGATATTTTCGGGAAAAATGAGGGGGCGTGCCTTCGTGCCCGACAGTGGGCCGCGGGGCGCGGCAGGGATGGTTATTTGTGGAATGATGAAGGGTGCGGCGCGGTGGCAGCGGACCCTTCGGGCCGGGAGGGGCGCGTGATGCGGGCGGTGCGTTACGGCTATGTGACCGGGCCGCTGATCGGCGGGTTGTGGGGCGTGGTGATGGCGGTGGTGATCGCCGTCGTCGTGAGTTTCGCGACCGGGGCCGGGCTGCGACCGGTGCTGCTGCCCGCTTTCGCGTTCGGGGCCTGGCTGGGGCTGGTGTGGTTGCCCGATGGCGGACGCGGGATGCGGGCCCGGCTGGCGCTGGGCGGCGCGCTGGCGGTGGTGGTGCTGGCCGTGTTCTGGCTGTTCGGCCTGCCGCTGGCGGGTGCGGCGGAGACCGGACTGGGCGTGATGCTGGTGGCGTGGCTGTTGTGCGCCGCCGCGGTGTTGTGGCCGCTTTTGTCGATGCTGCGGCCGTTGCCGTTCGGGGTGGCGACGCGGCACGAATTCGAGGACGCGGTGATCCGGTTTCTGACCGGTTTCGGCTACATCTTCTTTACGGCGCTGGTAGCCATTCCCTTCTACGTGATGGTGATGACGAGCCTGAAATCGCAGCAGGCGCTGTTGCTGAACCCACTGGACTTCAGCCTCGATCTCGAACGGGGCTGGGGGCTGTTCCGTTCCTATTTCGAGTTGTTCGGGCAGTTCAACTTCGGCGACTATCTGCTGACCTCGTTCTTCGTGTCGGTGATGACGGTGTTCATCACGCTGCTGTTCAGCGTGCCGGGAGCCTATGCGGTGGCGCGACTGCGGTTTCGCGGGCGGGCGGCCATGGGGCGTTCGATCCTGCTGATCTACATGGTGCCGATGATCGTGCTGGCGCTGCCGATCTACATCGCCTTCTCGATGCTGGAGTTGCGCAATTCGCTGGTGGGTATCCTGATGATCTATCCCGTCACCACGATCCCCGTGGCACTGTATATGCTGCAGGGGTATTTCCGCGGGCTGCCGGCGGAGGTGGAGGAAGCGGGGCTGATGGACGGGCTTTCGCGCCTCGCCGTGATCTGGAAGATCACGCTGCCGCTGAGCCTGCCGGCGCTGGCGAGTGTTTCGCTCTATGTGTTCATGATCGCGTGGAACGAGTTTCTGCTGGCGTTCATGCTGCTCGACGATCCATCCAAGTTCACGCTGACGCGGGGGGTGGCGATGCTCAATTCTTCCGAGATACCGCGCCAGCACCTGATGGCCGGTTCGGTGATCGCCACCGTGCCGATCATGGTGATCTTCCTCGGGCTGGAGAAATTCATGACCAAAGGCCTGACAGCCGGATCGGTGAAGGGATGAGCACCGGTTTCGAGAAACGAGGCGAAAGGCGTCGGTGGCGTGTTTCGAAAGACGAATGCGGCGTCGTCCTGCCCGGGGCCGGTTTCGTCGTGGACTTTGACAACACGGGCCGCATGGCCCTCTGGAGACTGCAAGCGTGAGAGAACTTGACGACCGGGCGAGAGCCATTCTGACGGGCAACGACCGGGGCGGGTACACCGTGCCGACGCGGGGGCTGTACCCGTATCAGTGGAACTGGGACAGCGCCTTCGCCGCGATGGGTTTCTCCGCCTTTGATCCCGACCGGGCGTGGCGGGAACTGGAGACGCTGTTCGCTGCGCAATGGGAAACGGGAATGGTGCCGCATATCATCTTCCACGAGGTCGATCCCGGGTATTTTCCGGGGCCGGACGTGTGGCAGACGCACCGGCAACCGCCGACCACCGGCATTACCCAGCCGCCGGTGGCGGCGACAGCGGCGCGCCGGATCTACGAGCGTGACCATGACCGGGCGCGGCTGGCGGCCCTCTATCCGAAGATGCTGGCGTGGCACCGCTGGTTCGCGGCCCACCGGCTGGACCGGGGTGCGGTGTGTATTGCCCATCCATGGGAGGCCGGGCGGGACAACGCGCCGGACTGGGACGGGGCCATGGCGGGCGTCGACAGTTCCGGTGTCGGCGAATACACGCGCCGCGATACTGCCCATGTGGACGCGGCAATGCGGCCGCAGAAGATCGACTACGACCGTTACCTCTCGATCCTCTATTTCGGGCGCGACACCGGCTGGGACGCTGCCGAGATTGCCGCGAACGGGCCGTTTTTCGTTGCCGATCCCAGCATGACCTTCATCCTGCTGCGGGCCAACCGCGACCTGGCGGTGCTGGCCGGGGTGCTGGGGGAGGATAGCGGCGAAATCGAGGGCTGGATCGCGGAGCTGGAAGCCGGGGCTGAGACATTGTGGAACGCGGACGGCGAATACTACGACAGCCGCGATGTGCGCACCGGAACCTTCGCCAACTCGCTGTCCTGTGCCTCGTACCTGTGCTGGTATGCCGGCATCGACAACCGGCGGATGCTGGAGCACCTGCGTTCCGTGCTTGGCCGGGTGCGCTATGGCGTGCCGAGTTATGACCCGGAGGGGCCGGAGTTCAATGCCCTGCGCTACTGGCGCGGGCCGGTGTGGGGGGTTGTCAATTTCCTGATCGCGGACGGGCTGGCGGCGGCGGGCCACGAGGTACAGGCGGATCGGATAAGGGCCGATACGCGGGCGCTGATCGAGCGGAACGGATTCTTCGAATATTTCGACCCGCTCGAGGGACGACCTGCGGGCGGCGATAATTTCACCTGGACGGCCGCCATATGGCTGATCTGGGCGGGGAGGGACTGATGGGAAGCATCGCACTGAGGAGTGTCGAAAAATGGTTCGGACAGACGCAGGTGATCAAGGGTATCGACCTTGATATCGGCGACGGCGAGTTCGTGATCTTCGTCGGGCCTTCGGGCTGCGGCAAGTCCACCCTGTTGCGGATGATCGCCGGGCTGGAGGACATCAGCCGGGGAACGCTGACATTGGACGGCCGCGACGTGACTGCCGAGCCGCCCTCGAAGCGGGGGCTGGCGATGGTGTTCCAGTCCTACGCCCTGTACCCGCACATGGACGTGCGTGCCAACATGGGTTTCAGCCTGAAAACGGCGGGCCGGAGCAAGGCGGAGGTCGCGGCCAAGGTGGATGCCGCCGCCAAGGCGTTGCGGCTGCAGCCGTTTCTGGACCGGCGGCCGAAGGAGCTTTCCGGTGGGCAGCGGCAGCGGGTGGCGATCGGGCGCTCGATTGTCCGTGACCCGGTGGCGTTTTTGTTCGACGAGCCGTTGTCCAACCTCGATGCCGCCCTGCGGGTGGAAATGCGCTACGAGATCGCCAAGCTGCACCAGACTCTGAAATCGACGATGATCTATGTGACCCATGATCAGGTGGAGGCGATGACGCTGGCGGACCGGATCGTCGTGCTGCAGGGCGGGGTGATCGAGCAGGTGGGCTCGCCCAAGGAGCTATACGAGCGACCCGGCAACCTGTTCGTCGCCCAGTTCATCGGCAGCCCGAAGATGAACGTTCTGCCAGGCACCTGCGCCGGGGGGCAATTCGACATCGCGCTGGGAACATCCGTGCCCGGACCGGAGGGCGCGGCCTATCTCGGGATCCGTCCGGAGGACATCGAGATCACCGCACCGGGCGGCGGCCAGATGGACGGAATCGTCGACGTGACGGAGTATCTCGGCGCCGACACCTACCTGATCGTGGAGACCGGCGCGGCGGAGAAGATCACCGTGCGGGCGCCCGGTGGCATCGATATCCGGGCCGGGGCCGAGGTCGGGCTGGGCTTTCCAGAGGCGCGGCGGCATTTCTTCGACGCCGACGGACGGGCGTTGCGCGGCTGAGAGCGGCAAGCTGCGCCGCCCCGGATAGTGTGTGCGAATAAGAAGGCGCAGCGCTGTGGATGTCGGCGCCGACCCGGATCAGGCTTTGCCGAGGATGCGCCCGAGCGGCCGGCCGCCGACAATATGGACGTGGAAATGCGGGACTTCCTGCACCGCGTCTTCGCCCGCATTCGATATAAGCCGGTAGCCGTTGCCGGCGGCGAGGCCGGCCTCGTTGCAGATCCGGCCGACGGTGCGGGTGAAGTCAGCAATTTCGGCATCGCTGGCTTCGGCGGCGAAGTGATCGTAGGTGACGTAGGCACCCTTGGGGATGACCAGCACGTGGGTCGGCGCCTGGGGGGCGATATCCTCGAAAGCGAGGGTGTGCTCGGTTTCCGTCACTGTCTTGTTCGGGATCTCGCCGCGCAGGATCTTGGCGAAGATATTCTGGTCGTCGTAGCTGTGCATCTGGGGTCTCCCGGATCGTATTGCGGTTCAGATCAGGCCAGCCTGCCGGAACAGGTGCTGGACATTTGCTTCGGGGCGGGGGCCGATGTGGCCGATGACCTCGGCGGCGGCGACGCAGCCCATTTTTCCAGCCACGGCCAAAGGCTGGCCGGTGGCGTAGCCGTAGAGGAAGCCCGCAGCGAACTGGTCTCCCGCACCGGTGGCATCTACGGGCGTGGCGGGAGTGACCGGAACTTCGACACGGGTCTCGTCTTCGATCAGGATCACCGGTTCGCCGGAATGGGTGCAGACAACGAGGCGGCAATCGCGCGCGGCCGCGGCCAGCGCTTCATCCAGGTCGTCGCACTGGTAGAGCGATTTCCATTCGGCGGCGTTGCCGATGACATAGTCGAGGGTGGTGACGAGACGGCGGAAATCCCGGCGGTGCCTGTCGACGCAGAACGGGTCGGACAGGGCGATGCCCGCCTTGCCGCCACCTTCGTGACAGGCGGAGGCCGCACGCTCGAACGCTTCCTTGCCCTTGTCCTTGTCGTAGAGGTAGCCCTCCAGGAACAGGATGCGGGAACGGCTGACGGCGGTGTCGTCGACGTCGCCGCCGCCGACTTCGGAGGAAATGCCGAGATAGGTGTTCATCGAGCGTTCGCCATCCGGCGTAATGAAGATCATAGAGCGCGAGGTCGGCAATTCGCCCTGCGGTACCGGCGGGTTGAGAAAACTGGTGCCCTCTTTCTCCATCTCGGCTGCATAGAAGCGCCCCAAGGCATCGTCGCGGACGCGGCCGATAAAGCCGGTGCGCAGGCCAAGCATGCCGAGGCCCGCCAGCGTGTTGGCGACCGAGCCGCCCGCGGCTTGCCGCCGCGCATCCATCGCAGCGTAGAGCGTTTCGGCCCGCGTCTGCTCTACCAGCTGCATGATGCCTTTCTCGATGCCCATGATGTCGAGGAAATTGTCATCGGCGGCGGACAGAACGTCCACCACCGCGTTGCCGATGCCGATCACATCATAGGTTTCGCTCATATGGTTTTCTCCTCAAAGGCGCAAAGATCGCTGATGAGGCAATCGACGCAGCGGGGTTTGCGGGCGAGGCATATGTAACGCCCGTGCAATATCATCCAGTGGTGCGCGTGGCGCTGGAACTCGGCGGGGATGTGATCCTCTATCGCGCGTTCCACCGCAATGACATCCTTGCCGGGGGCCACCCCCGAGCGGTTGCCGAAGCGGAAGATGTGGGTATCGACGGCCTGTGTGGGCTGGTGGAACCACATGTTCAGCACCACATTGGCGGTCTTGCGGCCGACGCCCGGCAGGGATTCCAGTGCCGCGCGGGAGGAGGGCACCTCGCCACCGAACTCGTCCATGATCCTTTGGCTGAGCGCGATGACGTTCTTGGCCTTGTTGCGGTAAAGCCCGATGGTCTTGATGTGCTCGGTCACGCCCTCGAGGCCGAGCGCCAGCATCTTCTGCGGCGTATCCGCTACCGCGAAGAGCCCGCGCGTGGCCTTGTTCACGCCCTTGTCGGTGGCTTGTGCGGACAGCGCCACGGCAACGACCAGCGTGAAGGCGTTCACGTGCTCAAGCTCACCCTTCGGCTCCGGCTCTGCGGCCTGGAACCGGGTAAAGATTTCCTTGATCGTGGCATAGGGAAGCTGCTTGGCCATGCGGGTTCTTGGCATGGGTTCGGAAGCGCATCAAGAGCGCGGATGACGCGGTTAAGGAGAGAAGCGCTACAGGGCGTCAGTTTGCACCTGGCTGCCGGTGCGAATACCGGGAACGTCGAGAGATTTGGCGGGTATAAGCGCGGTTTATTTATGCAGCGCACGGCGTCGCGCGGGCAGACGCTCGCCCGGCCCGCATTGTAAGACTTGACTGGTGGATTGGCCGAAAGAAGAGCGGCCTCGGCTGGGGAGTCGAGGCGGGGCGGGCGGCACGGCGGTAATCTCGCCTGCCGCGCCGCCCGGAAGCCATCAGATGCAGATCACATCCAGCGGCGGGAAGCCGTTGAAGCCGATCGAGGCATAGGTTGTGGTATAGGCGCCGGTGGCGAGAATGCGCACCTGATCGCCTGCCTTCAACGCCACGGGAAGCTGCATCGGGCGCTTCTCGTAGAGCACGTCGGCGCTGTCGCAGCTCGGGCCCGCGAGGATGCAGGGGCCCATTTCGCCGCCGTCTGCCGTCGTCTCGATCTGGTAGCGGATGGCTTCGTCCATCGTCTCGGCGAGACCGGAGAATTTGCCGATGTCCAGCGTCACCCAGCGGGCGATGTCGCTGGGCCGTTTGCGGGCGACCAGCAGGACTTCGGCAGCGATCACGCCGGTATTGCCGACGAGGCCGCGACCCGGCTCCGCCATCACGTAATCGACATGGCCAAACAGTTCTCCGACCATGCCGCGCACGGAGCGGCCGTAGTTTTCCGGGTCTTCGACCGGATCGCCATAGTAGGTCGGGAAACCTCCGCCGATATTCAGCAGGCTGAGGTCGTGGCCCTTGCGCACGGCTGCGTGCCAGATTTTTGCCACGTCTTCCAGCACGCGGCGCCACATCGCTGCACGGCGCGTCTGGGAACCGACGTGGAAGGAGATGCCAACGGGGCGCAATCCCAGTACCACGGCTACATCCATCAATTCCAGCACGCCCTCGGCGGGGACGCCGAATTTGCGTGAGAGCGGCCAGTCGGCTTCGGAGTTCTCGACGAGGAAGCGGATGTAGACGCGGGTGCCCGGGGCATGGGCCGCGATCTTCTCCAGCTCTTCGGCGCTGTCCGCGGCGAACAGGTCGATGCCTTCGGCGAAGGCCCAGGCGATATCGAGCGGCTTCTTGACGGTGTTGCCGAAGGAAATGTCCTGCGGCTGCGCACCGGCGGCGCGGCAGAGCGCGATTTCCTGACGCGAGGCGGCATCGAAGCGCGAGCCTTCGGCGACCAGCGCCTCCAGAACCGCGCGTTCCGGATTCGCTTTCACCGCGTAGTGGATGTGGGTCTTTCCGAGGCCGGCTTTCAGGGCACGGTAGTTTTCGGCCACTTTCTCGATATCGAGAACAAGCGTCGGCCGTGCGAACGTGGCGCTGTCGAGGAACGCCCGCAGGCGCTCCGGCGCGGCGGAGTTGGTGAAGGGACGGCGGGCAGCAGCAATCGCCGCCGGCATAAGGGCAGTTTCAGCAAACATTATGAGTATCCTCGGTGCGTGAACGCAATTGGGCCGGAATGTTCCGGGGTAGACGAAACGAGGACGCTTTTCGTCGCTACATAAACACGGTGCTGTTAACACGTATTCGGCCAGAGGCGCGTGCTAGGGCGTCAATCGCGCATATGGGGCAAGTGGGTGAATCGTGCAAATGTTTTTTGCACTGACGGCACAGTTTTTTTCGTACCGTTTCCCGCTGGAGGCACAGGGGGCGATTTGCGCAGGAAACGGGTGGTGCGCAGGCGGTGGCTGCGGGATGATGTTCGGGCTTTCGGAGGAGTGAAGATGTCGGAGACACCAAGCTATCATTACGGCGTCATGGCCCGGGCGATCGACTATATCGGCGCGGAGCGCAATGCGCAGCCGACGCTGGAGGATGTGGCGGCGGCGACTGGGCTGTCTCCGGCGCATTTCCAGCGCATCTTCAGCCAGTGGGTGGGCGTCAGCCCGAAACGCTACCAGCAGTACCTGACGCTCGATCATGCCAAGACACTGCTGGCGGAGCGGTTTACCCTGCTCGACACGGCGGCGGAAACGGGGCTTTCGGGCACAGGCCGGTTGCATGACCTGTTTCTGCGCTGGGAAGCGATGACGCCGGGCGAATACGCGCAGGGCGGTGCAGGGCTGACGCTGCGATGGGACTGGGTGGAGACGCCTTTCGGCGAGGCGCTGCTGATGGTGACCGACCGGGGAATCGCCGGGCTGGGGTTCTCCTCGGAGACGGGACGGGTGGCGACACTGGCAGATATGACCGCACGCTGGCCGAAGGCGGAGTTCGTGCAGGACGGCGCTGCGGTGGCGCCGCAGGCGGCGGCGCTGTTTCGTGCCGAAGGCGCGGCGTCGCTCCACCTGATCGGCGCGCCGTTCCAGATCAAGGTTTGGGAGGCGCTCTTGCTGATCCCCACCGGCCACGTGACGACCTACTCGGAAATTGCCGGTGCGATCGGTCATCCGAAGGCGGTGCGGGCCGTCGGCACGGCGGTGGGCCGCAACCCCGTGAGCTGGCTGATCCCCTGCCACCGCGCGTTACGCAAATCCGGAGGGCTGGGTGGCTATCACTGGGGGCTGCCGGTGAAGCGGGCGATGCTGGCGTGGGAAGCGGCGCGGCTGGAAGCGGGGTAAAGCCGCCGGCGCGCATCTGAAATCATCGGTAAGAAACCGCCTATAGGCGCACCAGTGCGTGATGATGCAACCTTTTCCATTGGTTCCGCGTTCCGGTACGGTTAAGCAAACGCAAACCATATGACCAAAACCAACAAGGGTACAAAAATGGCTAGCTTTACGCGCCCAATCATTCTGATCGCCGCAACCGGCTTCGGCCTCGCGGCCTGTACGAACCCAGACGGCTCCCAGAACCGGACCGGGACAGGCGCTGCCATCGGCGGCCTGCTCGGCGCAGCAACGGGTGCAATCGTTTCCGGCGACGACAAGAAGGGTGCCGTCATCGGCGGTATCGCCGGTGCAGCGGTCGGTGCCGGCATCGGCAACGTTCTTGACCGCCAGGCCCGCGATCTGGAGCGTGATATCGGCGGTTCCGGCGCGCGCATCATCAACACCGGCGATCAGCTGATCGTCCGTATGCCGGAGGCCATCACCTTCGCGACGGAGAGCGCCAACGTACGTCCGTCCATTCAGGATGACATCCTCGCCATCGCTCGCAACCTTCAGCAGTATCCGAACAACACGGTTCAGGTTATCGGCCATACCGACAACACCGGCACGGCCAGCTTCAACCAGGGCTTGTCGGAGCGTCGTGCAAGCGCCGTTGCCTCGCTGCTGCGTCAGGGTGGCGTACCGGGTGGCCGTATCGTGGCCTTCGGCCGTGGCGAGACTCAGCCGCTGGCGTCCAACGGCAACGCCGAGGGCCGCGCCCAGAACCGCCGCGTAGAAATCATCATCACGCCGCGCTGATCCGGCCTGCAGGCACAATGAAGGGCGTCCCGGTTTCGGGGCGCCTTTTTTATTTGGAGGGTAGCTCGGGTTAAATTGTCTAGGAACCGGGCCGCGCTGCGACCATCCGCTCTCCCATCGCCGGGTCGAAGCCGAAACAGCGCGTCAGCGGCGGGACGGAGGCGGCATCAGGCCCGTCGTTCGGCCGCGAGGCTGGCGATGTCCAGTACCTTCAGCACCTTTGCCTCGATGTCGGGTGCGTTCATGGCGGCGGCCGCATACATCGACGCCGGGCTGTCGTGATCAATGAACGTGTCGGGGAAGACCATCGAGCGGAATTTCAGGCCAGTGTCGAGAAGGCCTTCGTCAGAGAGGAACTGGGCGACGTGGGAGCCGAAGCCGCCAACGGCACCTTCCTCGATGGTGATGAGCGCCTCGTGGTTGGTCGCCAGATCGCGGATCAGGTTCTGGTCCAACGGTTTGGCGAAGCGGGCGTCGGCGATTGTCGGGGTGATGCCGCGCGCCGCCAGATTCTCGGCGGCCCTGAGGCATTCCGACAACCGGGCACCGAAAGACAGGATGGCAACGCGGCTGCCCTCGCGCACGATACGCCCTTTGCCAATTTCCAGCGGTGTGCCGCGTTCGGGCATCTCGACGCCGACACCCTCGCCGCGCGGAAAGCGGAAGGCTGACGGGCGGTCGTCGATACTGGCGGCGGTGGCGACCATATGCGCCAGTTCCGCCTCGTCCGCCGCGGCCATGACTACGAAGTCCGGCAGGTTGGCGAGAAAGGCGATGTCGAAGCTGCCTGCGTGGGTGGGACCGTCGGCACCGACCAGTCCGGCACGATCGATGGCGAAGCGCACCGGCAGGCGCTGGATCGCGACGTCGTGGACAACCTGGTCGTAGCCACGTTGCAGAAACGTGGAATAGAGTGCGCAGAACGGTTTCAGCCCGCCGGCAGCCATTCCGGCGCAGAAAGTGACGCCATGTTGTTCGGCGATGCCGACATCGAATGTGCGATCAGGGAACCGTTCCGCGAACAGGTTGAGGCCGGTGCCGGAAGGCATCGCGGCGGTGACGGCGGTGATCAGCGGATCGGCCTCGGCCTCACGTATCAGGTAGTCGGCGAAGACGCGGGTATAGGACGGCGCGTTGGAGGGGGCCTTTTTCTGTTCACCTGTCGCGGGGTCGAATTTCGCGGTGGCGTGGCCCTTGTCCTTCGCCTGTTCCGCCGGGGCATAGCCCTTGCCCTTGCGGGTGATTGCGTGGATCAGCACCGGGCCGTCAGCGCGGGCCTTGACGGTGCGGAGTACGTTCAGCAACTGCTCCATATCATGGCCGTCGATCGGGCCGATGTAGGAAAAGCCCAGTTCCTCGAACAAGGTGCCGCCAACGGTGACTGACTTGACCAGCTCCTTGGCCCGGCGGGCCCCTTCCTGGAAGGGTTCGGGCAACAGCGACACCGCGCCCTTGGCGGCGGCCTTGAACTCCTGAAACGGCGCGCCGGCGTAGAGGCGCGAGAGGTAGGAAGACATCGCACCGGTCGGTGGCGCAATGGACATCTCGTTGTCGTTGAGGATGACGATCATCCGCTTTTTCAGGTGGCCCGCGTTGTTCAGACCCTCGTAGGCCATTCCGGCCGAGATCGCGCCATCGCCGATAACGGCGATGACGTCGCCAAGGCCGTGCTCGGGACTGGCACCGAGGTCGCGCGCGACGGCAAAGCCGAGCGCGGCGGAAATGGACGTTGAGGAATGGGCCGCGCCGAACGGATCGTAGGGACTTTCACTGCGCTTGGTGAAGCCGGACAGGCCGCCGCCCTTGCGCAGGGTTTTTGCCCGCGGGCGCCGTCCGGTGAGTATCTTGTGGGGATAGCACTGGTGGCTGACATCCCAGATCAACCTGTCGCGTGGGGTGTTGAACACGGCATGAAGTGCGACTGTCAGTTCGACGACGCCAAGGCCGGCGCCGAGATGACCGCCGGTTTCCGCCACCGTAGAAATGGTCTCATGCCGCAGCTCATCCGCGATCTGACGCAATTCCGTATCCGAGAACCCCTTCAGGTCCGAGGGCAGGTTCACCCGGTCGAGCAGCGGTGTGGCTTGGTCTGGCGTCATTGCGTGTCTTTCCCGGCCCGATGGCCACGTTTCCTTCAGTTTTCGCGGGCGACGATATATTGCGCCGCACGCCGCAGCCCGGAGGCGGCGGATCCGTAGGGCGCCAGTGCATCGCAGGCTTCGCTGACAAGGTCTTGCGCTTTTTTACGGGCGGCGTCGAGGCCCAGCAGGGATACGAAGGTCGCCTTGCCCGCCTCGGCATCCTTGCCGGTGGCCTTGCCGGTGGTTTCGGCGGTGCCGGTTACGTCGAGAATGTCATCCTGGATCTGGAACGCCAGCCCCACCGCCTCCGCATAGACTGCCAGAGCATCCGTGTTGGATTTCCCGAGGATGCCGCCTGCCTCGACCGACCAGGAAATGAGTGCCCCGGTCTTGAGCGCCTGCAGGTCGGTGATCTCCTCAAGGCTGAGCGGCGTGCGGCGGGTCTCGGCCAGGATGTCGAGCATCTGGCCGCCGACCATGCCGCGCGCGCCGGCGGCTTCTGCCAGCCGGGTGATCAGCTTCAGCCGGACCGCCGGGTCCGGGGCCGTCTTGGGTGCGGCGAGAATCTCGAAGGCGATGGTCTGGAGCGCGTCTCCGGCGAGGATGGCGGTGGCATCGTCCCATTTCCGGTGCACGGTGGGTTTGCCGCGGCGCAGGTCGTCATCATCCATCGCCGGCAGATCGTCATGGATCAGCGAATAGGCGTGCAGGCATTCCACCGCCGCCGCCGCGCGAACGGCCTGCGTTGGCGGTACGTGGAACATGTTGCAGGTCTCGATCACGAAAAAGGCGCGCATGCGCTTGCCGCCGGACAGCGTTGCATAGCGCATGGCTTCCGTCAGCGGGCTGGAAGCCGGCG of the Algicella marina genome contains:
- a CDS encoding polyprenyl synthetase family protein, whose protein sequence is MDTETLHFHALLSQVATATEEALEALLPPASSPLTEAMRYATLSGGKRMRAFFVIETCNMFHVPPTQAVRAAAAVECLHAYSLIHDDLPAMDDDDLRRGKPTVHRKWDDATAILAGDALQTIAFEILAAPKTAPDPAVRLKLITRLAEAAGARGMVGGQMLDILAETRRTPLSLEEITDLQALKTGALISWSVEAGGILGKSNTDALAVYAEAVGLAFQIQDDILDVTGTAETTGKATGKDAEAGKATFVSLLGLDAARKKAQDLVSEACDALAPYGSAASGLRRAAQYIVAREN
- the dxs gene encoding 1-deoxy-D-xylulose-5-phosphate synthase; the encoded protein is MTPDQATPLLDRVNLPSDLKGFSDTELRQIADELRHETISTVAETGGHLGAGLGVVELTVALHAVFNTPRDRLIWDVSHQCYPHKILTGRRPRAKTLRKGGGLSGFTKRSESPYDPFGAAHSSTSISAALGFAVARDLGASPEHGLGDVIAVIGDGAISAGMAYEGLNNAGHLKKRMIVILNDNEMSIAPPTGAMSSYLSRLYAGAPFQEFKAAAKGAVSLLPEPFQEGARRAKELVKSVTVGGTLFEELGFSYIGPIDGHDMEQLLNVLRTVKARADGPVLIHAITRKGKGYAPAEQAKDKGHATAKFDPATGEQKKAPSNAPSYTRVFADYLIREAEADPLITAVTAAMPSGTGLNLFAERFPDRTFDVGIAEQHGVTFCAGMAAGGLKPFCALYSTFLQRGYDQVVHDVAIQRLPVRFAIDRAGLVGADGPTHAGSFDIAFLANLPDFVVMAAADEAELAHMVATAASIDDRPSAFRFPRGEGVGVEMPERGTPLEIGKGRIVREGSRVAILSFGARLSECLRAAENLAARGITPTIADARFAKPLDQNLIRDLATNHEALITIEEGAVGGFGSHVAQFLSDEGLLDTGLKFRSMVFPDTFIDHDSPASMYAAAAMNAPDIEAKVLKVLDIASLAAERRA